A genomic window from Pyricularia oryzae 70-15 chromosome 7, whole genome shotgun sequence includes:
- a CDS encoding ankyrin repeat-containing protein has product MPPQEDALLRRPLYVYDLPPEVLSSLALKAGADASDEPETETSIPSESRPQTPESTGTSSTLVGSQACSLCGLSFDGLEEQRSHLKSDWHHYNLKQKLRGLKPVSESEFEKLIGDLDESLSGEDDSSEDEDEQAKGDSTLVTLLKKQANIVDKSRKDKSVEEERETSKNPRGSGTPPLVWFTSPQLPENHYYGIYRAIFTNEELATEDKILDAVKSRQLDPISMPKPLTNKDGTMGPSAATYTGRHIFMCMIGGGHFAAMVVSLAPKKSKSSAPLNREATVLAHKTFHRYTTRRKQGGSQSANDNAKGTAHSAGSSLRRYNEQALVEDVRNLLSDWKGLLDTADLLFVRATGVTNRRTLFGPYEGQVLRANDPRLRGFPFSTKRATQNELMRSFIELTRLKVREILPVFEQPPQPEQKQAPGPKQTPVKKLSEEEETAQLHTQQMQALIRRSKLPSLLTYIKNNNLTPDFRFHPPETQQNHHAPTPLHLAASLNSATVAHGLLVRGGANPTIHNGQGRTAFELAGDRATRDAFRVARAELGEDKWTWGEDGAKVPAALTRAEADQREEREAKKEADRRKAEEERLKREEAASGAKKGGASGARKAGGLLDGTVPKTAQDRREEEMRGLTPEQKMRIERERRARAAEERLKRMQSGS; this is encoded by the coding sequence ATGCCCCCACAAGAAGACGCCCTTTTGCGGCGCCCACTCTACGTCTACGACCTGCCTCCAGAAGTCCTCAGCTCACTTGCCCTGAaggccggcgccgacgcATCCGACGAGCCAGAAACCGAGACTTCCATCCCGAGCGAATCGCGACCTCAAACACCAGAAAGTACCGGAACGAGCTCCACCTTGGTGGGATCCCAAGCTTGCTCACTATGTGGTCTATCCTTTGACGGCCTCGAGGAGCAACGGAGCCACCTCAAATCCGACTGGCATCACTATAACCTGAAGCAGAAGCTACGCGGGCTCAAGCCGGTCTCTGAGTCAGAGTTCGAGAAGCTTATCGGTGACCTCGATGAGAGTCTGTCGGGAGAAGACGACTCTAGCGAGGACGAAGATGAACAGGCCAAGGGTGACTCGACGCTCGTGACTCTCCTGAAGAAACAGGCAAATATTGTTGACAAGAGCAGGAAAGACAAGAGTGTTGAAGAAGAACGTGAAACCTCAAAGAACCCGCGCGGATCAGGCACACCACCCTTAGTATGGTTCACCTCTCCACAGCTGCCGGAAAACCACTACTATGGCATCTACAGAGCAATATTCACAAATGAGGAGCTGGCAACAGAAGACAAGATCCTAGACGCGGTCAAGTCTCGCCAGCTCGACCCAATATCCATGCCCAAACCACTCACAAACAAAGATGGCACTATGGGCCCATCTGCAGCGACCTACACTGGACGACACATCTTCATGTGTATGATTGGTGGTGGCCACTTTGCCGCCATGGTGGTCTCCCTCGCGCCCAAAAAGTCCAAGTCGTCGGCCCCGCTGAACCGCGAGGCGACCGTCCTTGCCCACAAGACTTTCCACCGTTACACGACGCGTCGCAAGCAGGGTGGTTCGCAATCGGCCAACGACAATGCCAAGGGCACCGCGCACTCGGCCGGTTCGTCGCTGAGACGGTACAATGAGCAGGCCCTGGTGGAGGACGTGAGGAACTTACTCTCAGACTGGAAGGGTCTACTCGACACGGCCGATCTGCTGTTTGTACGGGCAACCGGCGTGACAAACAGGAGGACTTTGTTCGGGCCGTATGAGGGCCAGGTGTTGAGGGCCAACGACCCTAGGCTCAGGGGGTTTCCGTTCAGCACAAAAAGGGCGACGCAAAACGAGCTCATGCGGTCCTTTATCGAGCTCACAAGGCTCAAGGTCCGGGAGATCCTCCCTGTGTTTGAGCAACCGCCGCAGCCGGAACAGAAGCAGGCCCCGGGACCCAAACAGACTCCTGTCAAGAAGCTCAGTGAGGAAGAGGAGACGGCACAGCTCCACACCCAACAAATGCAGGCCCTTATCCGACGATCCAAACTCCCCTCACTACTGACCTAcatcaaaaacaacaacctGACTCCCGACTTCCGCTTCCACCCACCCGAGACACAGCAGAACCACCACGCACCAACCCCGCTTCATCTCGCCGCCTCGCTCAACTCTGCAACGGTTGCACACGGCCTGCTGGTCCGGGGTGGCGCGAACCCAACGATACACAACGGCCAGGGCCGCACGGCCTTTGAGCTGGCGGGCGACCGGGCGACGAGAGACGCCTTCCGGGTGGCGCGGGCGGAGCTGGGAGAAGACAAGTGGACGTGGGGCGAGGATGGTGCCAAGGTGCCCGCTGCGCTGACGCGCGCAGAGGCCGATCAGCGCGAGGAGAGAGAGGCCAAAAAGGAGGCGGACAGGCgcaaggccgaggaggagagaTTGAAGCGGGAGGAGGCGGCATCCGGGGCCAAGAAGGGCGGCGCCAGTGGTGCGAGGAAAGCCGGAGGCTTGTTGGATGGCACGGTGCCCAAGACAGCGCAGGATCGTAGAGAGGAGGAGATGAGGGGGTTGACGCCGGAGCAGAAGATGAGGATCGAGAGAGAAAGGAGAGCGCGTGCCGCTGAAGAGAGGTTGAAGAGGATGCAGTCTGGGTCATAA
- a CDS encoding Rho1 guanine nucleotide exchange factor 1 produces the protein MAEYQQHRRPGPGQEQPPRSPDYSRSNNDFQREAAFSNIFGAVPGPGRSHTMTSSSMPPPELMQQHQQQARTQTMGGGMQRPPPPRMPQGGPYGDQPMPPRNRPPMDDPRMHQQQNGYYPGPQQRPPPQQVPSQQYQQQQQQQQARRYPGQQPPPRFDSRPPPPMNGYNNGMRPPPPRFHSGGGGPGGPPPALNSDSYRTQSLASAPRPQMYHPPPNAYQQSPANAFRHAPYNTPTPNPNAPHSARTTAQGRVVPDRHDDRAMSMSGGYSSHDRDAHQTMSGRIIPNRRPGAPPTDTSPTYHGFANGYTPAPGSQTRTTSMASSTSGSNDRTMSMASTIAPSIAASDKTDSNTLVHRPSVARSVESERPATAKVRPPLVYPALLSRVAECFKQKIITGDKTKNGLTYKNAFTGSEAVDVLSYIIRTTDRNLALLLGRALDAQKFFHDVTYEHRLRDSSTEMYQFKETMTEEQEDAGTAVNGVFVLLSECYSPTCTRDQLCYSIACPRRLEQVSRLNLKMGPGLKDESAPVVGEDDIDQTDEQKLWINTVPKEIAERVSDKEKKRQEVISEICYTERDFVKDLEYLRDFWINPLRSKNSPIAAHRREEVVRKIFSNIIDHPSIHGVSSRFAKSLTDRQQKDPVVSNIGDIFKEFVPQFEPFILYGSKQLEAKFEFENERSNNPLFARFVDEIERRKESRKLELNGYLTKPTTRLARYPLLLENVCKYTVDDSSDKTDIPKVMKMIKDLLARVNAESGKAENRFTLRRLNEQLKFRPNERVDLRLTDEGRELVFKSQMKKSPTDPTDITAFLFDHAVLLARIKTVGKVEETKAYRRPIPLELLMIKEMEEVIPSSGPKRSSSSLLPLRSANTSTSKSEGWPITFKHLGKAGYELTLYATNQSARQKWLEYIAAAQERLRARADFLNMTTISSGFFGPANKVNCCVPYDGGRKLVYGTDTGIFISDRRSRTPSNPKRVIETQNVTQVDVLEEYNMLLVLSNKTLYNYPISALDSPEPSSNKKGKKIQSHCIFFRAGICLGRHLVCCVKWSAITTTVKVYEPNDAMSKTRKQKGLGKMFNAGQDELKAFKEFYIPTETTSVHFLKSKLCVACARGFEVVALETLETQSLLDQADTSLDFVARKEGVKPIHIERLNGEFLLNYSEFSFFVNRNGWRARPGWRIDWEGTPQSFALSYPWILAFEPNFIELRHIDSGAVHIVPHRNIRMLHSSTHEIIFAYEDERGEDVVEALDFWKSQRRSEVPTSPERAAAAATAASEAGPVPNHR, from the exons ATGGCAGAATATCAGCAGCATCGGAGACCGGGGCCTGGCCAGGAGCAGCCACCTCGGTCTCCCGATTACAGCCGATCCAACAACGACTTCCAACGCGAGGCCGCCTTTTCTAACATATTTGGCGCCGTCCCGGGCCCTGGTCGATCGCACACCATGACATCGTCATCCATGCCCCCGCCCGAGCTTatgcagcagcatcagcagcaaGCCCGAACTCAGACAATGGGAGGAGGAATGCAGCGGCCGCCCCCGCCTAGGATGCCTCAGGGTGGTCCTTACGGAGACCAACCGATGCCTCCCCGCAACAGGCCACCGATGGACGACCCTCGGATGCATCAGCAGCAAAACGGATACTATCCAGGTCCGCAGCAGCGACCACCTCCTCAACAGGTTCCATCACAGCAGtatcaacaacagcagcagcagcaacaagcaAGACGCTATCCCGGCCAACAGCCACCGCCTCGCTTTGACTCTAGACCTCCACCTCCTATGAATGGCTATAATAATGGCATGAGGCCTCCACCTCCAAGGTTTCACTCAGGAGGCGGTGGCCCTGGAGGTCCTCCACCGGCGCTCAACTCAGACTCGTACCGAACCCAGTCGCTCGCAAGTGCCCCAAGACCCCAGATGTACCACCCGCCTCCGAATGCCTATCAGCAATCACCGGCGAATGCCTTCCGTCACGCGCCTTATAATACTCCCACTCCGAACCCGAACGCTCCTCATTCGGCCAGGACGACGGCGCAGGGTCGCGTCGTTCCCGATAGACATGATGACCGTGCTATGTCCATGAGCGGAGGCTACTCGTCACACGACAGAGACGCGCATCAGACAATGAGTGGACGCATAATACCAAACCGCAGGCCAGGCGCCCCGCCAACAGATACTTCTCCGACCTATCATGGTTTTGCGAATGGATATACGCCGGCTCCCGGCTCACAAACAAGGACGACCAGCATGGCTTCCTCTACCAGTGGCAGTAATGATAGAACCATGTCTATGGCGTCCACAATAGCACCGTCCATCGCCGCTAGTGATAAGACAGACTCCAACACTTTGGTACACCGCCCATCGGTAGCACGATCCGTCGAGAGCGAGAGGCCCGCGACGGCCAAGGTTCGACCGCCGTTGGTGTATCCTGCGCTTTTGTCTCGCGTGGCCGAGTGTTTCAAACAGAAAATCATTACTGGCGACAAGACCAAGAACGGCTTGACGTACAAGAACGCCTTTACAGGTAGCGAGGCAGTGGATGTCCTTTCGTACATTATTAGGACGACCGATAGGAATCTGGCTTTGCTTCTTGGTCGCGCTCTTGATGCCCAAAAGTTCTTCCACGATGTTACTTATGAACACAGACTACGTGACTCCTCGACGGAGATGTACCAGTTCAAGGAGACCATGACGGAAGAACAGGAGGATGCGGGTACGGCAGTCAACGGTGTCTTTGTGCTGCTGTCCGAGTGCTATTCGCCAACATGTACCCGCGATCAGCTGTGCTACAGCATTGCCTGCCCTCGCCGCCTCGAACAGGTTTCCAGGTTGAACTTGAAGATGGGTCCAGGTCTTAAGGACGAGTCTGCTCCAGTAGTAGGCGAAGACGACATTGACCAAACGGATGAGCAGAAGCTCTGGATCAACACGGTTCCCAAAGAGATTGCCGAGCGCGTCAGCGACAAGGAGAAGAAACGCCAGGAGGTCATATCCGAGATATGCTATACTGAAAGGGACTTTGTCAAGGATCTTGAGTATCTGCGTGACTTTTGGATCAATCCATTACGGTCCAAAAACTCTCCTATTGCTGCGCACCGAAGGGAGGAGGTTGTGCGCAAAATTTTCAGCAACATTATTGACCACCCTTCGATTCACGGCGTCAGCTCTCGCTTTGCCAAGTCTCTTACGGACCGACAACAAAAGGATCCCGTTGTCTCTAACATTGGCGACATTTTTAAGGAGTTCGTTCCCCAGTTTGAGCCTTTCATCCTCTATGGTTCCAAGCAGCTTGAGGCCAAGTTTGAGTTTGAAAATGAGCGGTCGAATAACCCGCTATTTGCACGATTTGTGGATGAAATTGAGAGGCGCAAGGAGTCGAGGAAACTTGAACTCAACGGTTACCTCACCAAGCCGACGACACGTCTGGCCAGATACCCACTTCTGCTTGAGAACGTTTGCAAATACACGGTGGACGACAGCTCGGACAAGACAGACATTCCCAAGGTCATGAAGATGATCAAGGACCTCCTGGCAAGGGTCAATGCCGAGTCCGGAAAGGCTGAGAATCGGTTCACACTCAGGCGGCTTAACGAGCAACTCAAATTCAGACCCAATGAGAGGGTCGATCTCAGACTGACGGATGAGGGCAGAGAGTTGGTGTTCAAGAGCCAGATGAAGAAATCGCCAACCGATCCAACAGATATTACGGCATTCTTGTTTGATCATGCCGTACTGCTGGCACGCATCAAGACTGTGGGCAAGGTTGAGGAGACCAAAGCGTACCGCAGG CCCATTCCTCTTGAACTGTTGATGATCAAGGAGATGGAGGAAGTCATCCCCTCATCAGGACCGAAGAGGTCTTCCAGCAGTTTGTTGCCGTTGAGGAGCGCCAACACGAGCACAAGCAAATCGGAAGGATGGCCGATTACGTTCAAGCATCTTGGCAAAGCCGGTTATGAGTTGACTCTGTACGCGACGAACCAGTCTGCCCGCCAGAAGTGGCTAGAGTACATCGCTGCAGCACAAGAACGGCTTAGAGCCCGGGCAGACTTCCTGAACATGACGACGATCTCGTCGGGCTTCTTTGGCCCCGCCAACAAAGTCAATTGCTGTGTACCATACG ACGGTGGCCGGAAGCTGGTCTACGGCACGGATACAGGCATTTTCATCTCAGACCGACGCTCTAGGACACCAAGCAACCCCAAGCGTGTCATTGAGACGCAGAATGTCACTCAAGTCGACGTGCTTGAGGAGTATAACATGCTATTGGTGCTCTCCAACAAGACACTGTACAACTATCCTATTTCTGCTCTCGACTCCCCCGAGCCTTCGAGCAACAAGAAGGGTAAGAAGATTCAGAGCCACTGCATATTCTTCCGGGCTGGTATATGCTTGGGCAGGCACCTAGTCTGTTGCGTGAAGTGGTCGGCCATCACCACCACAGTCAAGGTTTACGAACCCAACGACGCAATGAGCAAAACACGGAAGCAGAAGGGTCTGGGCAAGATGTTCAATGCCGGCCAGGATGAGCTCAAGGCCTTCAAGGAGTTTTACATCCCCACAGAGACGACAAGCGTACACTTCCTCAAGTCGAAGCTCTGCGTGGCTTGCGCACGTGGGTTCGAGGTGGTGGCTCTGGAGACGCTGGAGACGCAGTCACTGCTCGACCAAGCAGACACATCCCTCGACTTTGTGGCTCGCAAGGAAGGAGTCAAGCCAATCCACATCGAGCGACTTAATGGCGAGTTCTTGCTAAATTATAGCGAGTTCTCGTTCTTTGTCAATCGTAACGGATGGCGCGCTCGGCCTGGATGGCGGATCGACTGGGAGGGTACACCACAAAGCTTCGCGCTCAGCTACCCCTGGATCCTGGCGTTCGAGCCCAACTTTATCGAGCTCAGGCATATCGACAGCGGGGCGGTGCACATTGTGCCGCACCGCAACATCAGGATGCTTCATAGCAGCACGCATGAG ATCATTTTTGCGTATGAGGACGAGAGGGGCGAGGACGTCGTCGAGGCGCTCGACTTCTGGAAAAGTCAGCGCAGATCTGAGGTACCGACAAGCCCAGAACGggcggccgcggccgcgACCGCCGCCTCGGAGGCAGGACCTGTGCCGAACCACAGGTAG
- a CDS encoding adhesin protein Mad1, whose amino-acid sequence MKTFTFLSLVAGATATFKGANPFECPSNTDNQCKPKQAGGFNWSDLNPGKFSSYDDFNFKGWECKEDKSFTRRGHFDRRTSGKVIDGRASSNKGDCPSFDSKDKFSLDTFHMSTEFDCDLEFHYGMPDGSTCRQRSPCKKSGSTIKNTQCGGAKGVTIVYPPQPNKPKKDCGITVTSVSFDCSTRPPKPTSSVKTSSQPPKVTTTSQPPKATTESSKPPKETSQPPKETSSLPPKVTTTSQPPQITSASSLPPKDTTSQPPKDTSSKPPKDTTSQPPKDTTSQPPKGTGSASVPPPQGTASNSVPPPQGTASNSVPPPQGTASNSVPPQGTASASQPPKDTVSQPPAATTSITSTMITIIPSTSTVFTTKVSTVFSCAEDVKDCPGRSTTAVITVSVPVSTTVTQITETKTTVLPPVTTPGLPGSPVTTPGAPATTPGAPGTTPGAPGTTVNVPGTTVNVPGTTVTAPGPVVTLPCPDVVPKCLNTWIFQLGCKDNTDSNCYCPDTAFVENVFQCFYAHGESDSVISEAVIYFQGICAPHIPQNPAIITGPTITSYITVTAPPTPIATNPAAITTISVDKTTVVPCTDDAGNPIPSSSSTVTISTTIVVPKLGFTTAPPAPGATGPAGGSDNGGDIGLVPVTTAIPIVTGTAPGSGASPTGGNVPGVPAGTGVPPRPSTTGTIPVKAAGERVYASLALAAMAVVAAL is encoded by the coding sequence ATGAAGACATTCACCTTCCTATCCCTGGTCGCCGGGGCCACGGCTACCTTCAAGGGCGCCAACCCCTTCGAGTGCCCCTCCAACACTGACAACCAGTGCAAGCCCAAGCAGGCTGGTGGGTTCAACTGGAGTGACCTCAACCCGGGCAAGTTCAGCAGCTATGACGACTTCAACTTCAAGGGCTGGGAGTGCAAGGAGGACAAGTCCTTCACCCGCCGTGGCCACTTCGACCGCCGTACCTCGGGCAAGGTGATCGACGGTCGTGCCTCGAGCAACAAGGGTGACTGCCCCAGCTTCGACTCCAAGGACAAGTTCTCTCTGGACACCTTCCACATGTCGACCGAGTTCGACTGTGACCTTGAGTTCCACTACGGCATGCCTGACGGATCTACTTGCCGTCAACGTTCTCCTTGCAAGAAGAGCGGTTCCACGATCAAGAACACCCAGTGCGGTGGTGCCAAGGGTGTTACCATTGTTTACCCTCCCCAGCCCAACAAGCCCAAGAAGGACTGTGGTATCACTGTCACCAGCGTCAGCTTCGACTGCTCCACCCGTCCTCCTAAGCCCACTTCTTCCGTCAAGACCTCGAGCCAGCCTCCCAAGGTCACTACCACCAGCCAGCCCCCCAAGGCTACCACCGAGAGCTCCAAGCCTCCCAAGGAGACCAGCCAACCCCCCAAGGAGACCTCGAGCCTGCCTCCCAaggtcaccaccaccagccaGCCTCCTCAGATCACCAGCGCCAGCTCGCTGCCTCCCAAGGACACTACTAGCCAGCCCCCCAAGGACACCAGCAGCAAGCCTCCCAAGGATACCACCAGCCAGCCTCCCAAGGATACCACCAGCCAGCCGCCCAAGGGCACTGGCTCGGCCAGCGTGCCTCCTCCCCAGGGAACTGCTTCCAACAGCGTGCCTCCTCCCCAGGGAACTGCTTCCAACAGCGTGCCTCCTCCCCAGGGAACTGCTTCCAACAGCGTGCCTCCTCAGGGAACTGCTTCCGCCAGCCAGCCCCCCAAGGACACCGTTAGCCAGCCTCCTGCTGCTACCACTTCGATCACTTCTACCATGATCACCATCATCCCCAGCACTTCGACCGTCTTCACCACCAAGGTCTCGACTGTCTTCTCGTGCGCTGAGGACGTCAAGGACTGCCCTGGCCGCTCCACCACTGCTGTCATCACCGTGTCGGTCCCCGTCTCGACCACTGTCACCCAGATCAccgagaccaagacgaccgtCCTGCCCCCGGTCACCACTCCCGGCCTGCCCGGCTCGCCCGTCACTACCCCTGGTGCGCCCGCCACGACTCCTGGCGCTCCTGGCACGACCCCTGGCGCTCCTGGCACCACCGTCAACGTCCCCGGTACTACCGTCAACGTTCCCGGCACCACCGTCACTGCTCCTGGCCCCGTCGTCACCCTGCCGTGCCCTGACGTCGTTCCCAAGTGCTTGAACACCTGGATCTTCCAGCTGGGCTGCAAGGACAACACCGACAGCAACTGCTACTGCCCCGACACCGCCTTTGTCGAGAACGTCTTCCAGTGCTTCTACGCCCACGGCGAGTCCGACTCAGTCATCTCTGAGGCCGTCATCTACTTCCAGGGTATCTGCGCTCCCCACATTCCCCAGAACCCTGCCATTATCACTGGCCCGACCATCACCTCGTACATCACCGTGACGGCCCCTCCCACCCCGATCGCCACCAACCCTGCTGCCATCACCACCATCAGCGTTGACAAGACCACCGTCGTCCCCTGCACCGACGATGCCGGCAACCCCATCCCCAGCTCCAGCTCGACCGTGACCATCAGCACCACCATCGTCGTGCCCAAGCTCGGCTTCACCACTGCTCCTCCCGCTCCTGGTGCTACCGGCCCTGCCGGTGGTTCCGACAACGGTGGTGACATTGGCCTGGTCCCCGTCACCACCGCCATCCCCATCGTCACCGGCACTGCTCCCGGCAGCGGTGCCAGCCCCACTGGTGGCAACGTTCCCGGTGTCCCTGCCGGCACTGGCGTTCCTCCCCGCCCCTCCACCACGGGCACCATCCCCGTCAAGGCCGCTGGTGAGCGCGTCTACGCCAGCCTGGCCCTTGCCGCCATGGCTGTCGTTGCTGCTCTGTAA